The following are encoded together in the Cynocephalus volans isolate mCynVol1 chromosome 4, mCynVol1.pri, whole genome shotgun sequence genome:
- the LOC134374829 gene encoding zinc finger protein 658B-like isoform X2, with amino-acid sequence MHFNSNKIRINLGCVPEYSVHFQEQQKMNKSYGLVSFEDVAVDFTWEEWQELDDAQRTLYRDVMLETYSNLVLLGCYITKPNVIFKSEQEAEAWMVENAPNQSLQDLHIVNNQIEKSQENHSKYLWQVLITDRKTSTEERVKLEKTFNLSSNCTSNLIINSENSSEINIEKFNVCKYALPPRNPDKTHAGETPDDQNKTGKSHTHCEHLSQNNKIQVGQYPFEYSKPGKAFNTEPILLAHKKLHLGETTCKYNECGKAFYNSALLDQEITQVLRKTFQCDVCGKVFYKKSELTKHQQIHTAEKSYKCKEYDKSFMKKLSLTVHKWTHTGEKLYTCNDCGKTFHQNSLFRSRQRTYTGAKPYECNECRKSFSYNSAHHTHKRIYAGERSYECNECGKAFHRKSDLSKHQRIHTGERPYKCSECGKTFYYKSHLSRHQRIHTGERPYKCNECGKTFYQKSNLSMHQVIHTKEKPYECNECGKTFPLKSVLSIHQRIHTGEKPYECNECGKTFHHKSILSTHQRIHTGEKPYECNECGKAFHRKSILSTHRRIHTGEKPYECKVCSKSFFYKSHLNRHKRIHTEESRYECNECGTTFPCKSNLCAHQRTHTGEKLYECKECRKSYFYKSHLNRHKRIHSGESPYKCNECGKTFHQKSILSMHQVIHTNEKPYECNQCGKAFSLKSVLSIHQRIHIRGKVYECNECGKAFHRKSDLSKHQRIHTGERPYKCSECGKTFYYKSHLSRHQRIHTGERPYKCNECGKTFYQKSNLSMHQVIHTKEKPYECNECGKTFLLKSILSIHQRIHTGEKPYECNECGKAFQRKSVLSTHQRIHTGEKPYDCKERGKSFFYKSHLNRPKRIHTEESRYECNECGKTFHRKSDLSKHQRIHTGERPYKCSECGKTFYYKSHLSRHQRIHTGERPYKCNECGKTFYQKSNLSMHQVIHTKEKPYECNECGKTFPLKSVLSIHQRIHTGEKPYECNECGKTFHHKSILSTHQRIHTGEKPYECNECGKAFHRKSILSTHRRIHTGEKPYECKVCSKSFFYKSHLNRHKRIHTEESRYECNECGKTFPCKSNLCAHQRTHTGEKLYECKECRKSYFYKSHLNRHKRIHSGESPYKCNECGKTFHQKSILSMHQVIHINEKPYECSECGKTFPLKSVLSIHQRIHTRGKLYECNECGKAFHRKSDLSKHQRIHTGERPYKCSECGKTFYYKSHLSRHQRIHTGERPYKCNECGKTFYQKSILSMHQVIHINEKPYECSECGKTFPLKSVLSIHQRIHTGEKPYECNECGKTFHHKSILSTHQRIHTGEKPYECNECGKAFHRKSILSTHRRIHTGEKPYDCKECSKSFFYKSHLNRHKRIHTEESRYECNECGKTFPCKSNLSVHQRTHTGEKPYECKECRKFFYYKSHLNRHKKIHR; translated from the exons ctgtGTGCCAGAGTACTCTGtgcatttccaagagcaacaaaaaatgaataaatcttac GGGTTGGTgtcatttgaggatgtggctgtggacttcacctgggaAGAGTGGCAGGAACTGGATGATGCTCAGAGAACTttgtacagggatgtgatgctAGAGACCTACAGCAACCTGGTATTGTTGG GATGCTACATTACCAAACCCAATGTGATCTTCAAATCAGAGCAAGAAGCAGAGGCATGGATGGTAGAAAATGCCCCAAACCAGAGCCTACAAG atcTCCATATAGTCAATAATCAAATtgagaaaagtcaagaaaatcaCAGTAAATACTTGTGGCAAGTTTTAATCACCGACAGGAAAACATCAACTGAGGAGAGAGTTAAGTtggaaaaaacatttaatttgagCTCAAACTGTACTTCAAATCTGATTATAAACAGTGAAAACTCTTCAGAAATTAACATTGAGAAGTTTAATGTATGTAAGTATGCACTTCCTCCTAGAAATCCTGATAAGACGCATGCTGGAGAGACACCTGATGACCAAAATAAAACTGGGAAATCCCACACACACTGTGAGCATCTTAGTCAGAATAACAAGATTCAAGTTGGGCAGTACCCTTTTGAATATAGTAAACCAGGGAAAGCCTTCAACACAGAGCCAATATTATTGGCACATAAGAAGCTTCATTTGGGAGAAACTACCTGTAAATacaatgaatgtgggaaagccttttaTAACTCAGCTCTCCTTGACCAAGAGATAACTCAGGTATTGAGGAAAACATTTCAATGTGATGTATGTGGGAAAGTATTCTATAAAAAGTCTGAACTCACTAAACATCAGCAAATACACACAGCAGAAAAATCCTACAAATGTAAAGAATATGATAAATCCTTCATGAAGAAGTTATCTCTTACAGTCCACAAATGGACACATACAGGGGAGAAGCTTTATACATGTAATGACTGTGGAAAAACTTTTCACCAGAACTCACTCTTCAGAAGTCGTCAGAGAACTTACACAGGTGccaaaccatatgaatgtaatgaatgtaggAAATCTTTTTCCTACAACTCAGCCCACCATACACATAAGAGAATTTATGCAGGGGAGAGgtcctatgaatgtaatgagtgtggaaaagcctttcaCCGGAAGTCAGACctcagcaagcatcagagaattcacacaggggaaAGGCCCTATAAATGtagtgagtgtggaaaaaccttttactataagtcacacctcagcaggcatcagagaattcacacaggtgaaaggccctataaatgcaatgagtgtggaaaaaccttttaccAGAAGTCAAACCTTAGCATGCATCAGGTAATTCACACAAAGGAGAAGccttatgaatgtaatgagtgtggaaaaacctttccccTGAAGTCAGTCCTTAgtatacatcagagaattcatacaggggagaagccctatgaatgtaatgaatgcgGAAAAACCTTTCACCATAAGTCAATCCTCAGTACACATCAGAGAATCcatacaggggagaagccctatgaatgtaatgagtgtggaaaagcctttcaCCGGAAGTCAATCCTCAGTACACATCGGAGAatccacacaggtgagaaaccatatgaatgtaaggtaTGTAGTAAATCTTTCTTCTACAAATCACACCTCAATAGAcataagagaattcacactgAAGAAAGTcgctatgaatgtaatgagtgtggaacaACCTTTCCTTGTAAGTCAAACCTCTGTgcacatcagagaactcacacaggtgagaaactgtatgaatgtaaggaatgtagaAAATCTTACTTCTATAAATCACATCTCAATAGACATAAGAGAATTCACTCAGGTGAAAGCCCCTATAAATGCAATGAGTGCGGAAAAACCTTTCACCAGAAGTCAATCCTCAGTATGCATCAGGTAATTCACACAAATGAGAAGCCCTATGAGTGTAATCAGTGTGGAAAAGCCTTTTCCCTGAAGTCAGTCCTTAgtatacatcagagaattcatataAGGGGGAAGgtctatgaatgtaatgagtgtggaaaagcctttcaCCGGAAGTCAGACctcagcaagcatcagagaattcacacaggggaaAGGCCCTATAAATGtagtgagtgtggaaaaaccttttactataagtcacacctcagcaggcatcaaagaattcacacaggtgaaaggccctataaatgcaatgagtgtggaaaaaccttttaccAGAAGTCAAACCTTAGCATGCATCAGGTAATTCACACAAAGGAGAAGccttatgaatgtaatgagtgtggaaaaacctttctcCTGAAGTCAATCCTTAgtatacatcagagaattcatacaggggagaagccctatgaatgtaatgagtgtggaaaagcctttcaGCGGAAGTCAGTCCTCAGTACACATCAGAGAatccacacaggtgagaaaccatatgactGTAAGGAacgtggtaaatcttttttctacAAATCACACCTCAATAGACCTAAGAGAATTCACACTGAAGAAAGTcgctatgaatgtaatgagtgtggaaaaacctttcaccgGAAGTCAGACctcagcaagcatcagagaattcacacaggggaaAGGCCCTATAAATGtagtgagtgtggaaaaaccttttactataagtcacacctcagcaggcatcagagaattcacacaggtgaaaggccctataaatgcaatgagtgtggaaaaaccttttaccAGAAGTCAAACCTTAGCATGCATCAGGTAATTCACACAAAGGAGAAGccttatgaatgtaatgagtgtggaaaaacctttccccTGAAGTCAGTCCTTAgtatacatcagagaattcatacaggggagaagccctatgaatgtaatgaatgcgGAAAAACCTTTCACCATAAGTCAATCCTCAGTACACATCAGAGAATCcatacaggggagaagccctatgaatgtaatgagtgtggaaaagcctttcaCCGGAAGTCAATCCTCAGTACACATCGGAGAatccacacaggtgagaaaccatatgaatgtaaggtaTGTAGTAAATCTTTCTTCTACAAATCACATCTCAATAGAcataagagaattcacactgAAGAAAGTcgctatgaatgtaatgagtgtggaaaaacctttccctGTAAGTCAAACCTCTGTgcacatcagagaactcacacaggtgagaaactgtatgaatgtaaggaatgtagaAAATCTTACTTCTATAAATCACATCTCAATAGACATAAGAGAATTCACTCAGGTGAAAGCCCCTATAAATGCAATGAGTGCGGAAAAACCTTTCACCAGAAGTCAATCCTCAGTATGCATCAGGTAATTCACATAAATGAGAAGCCTTATGAATGtagtgagtgtggaaaaacctttccccTGAAGTCAGTCCTTAgtatacatcagagaattcatacaagGGGGAAGctctatgaatgtaatgagtgtggaaaagcctttcaCCGGAAGTCAGACctcagcaagcatcagagaattcacacaggggaaAGGCCCTATAAATGtagtgagtgtggaaaaaccttttactataagtcacacctcagcaggcatcagagaattcacacaggtgaaaggccctataaatgcaatgagtgtggaaaaaccttttaccAGAAGTCAATCCTCAGTATGCATCAGGTAATTCACATAAATGAGAAGCCTTATGAATGtagtgagtgtggaaaaacctttccccTGAAGTCAGTCCTTAgtatacatcagagaattcatacaggggagaagccctatgaatgtaatgaatgcgGAAAAACCTTTCACCATAAGTCAATCCTCAGTACACATCAGAGAATCcatacaggggagaagccctatgaatgtaatgagtgtggaaaagcctttcaCCGGAAGTCAATCCTCAGTACACATCGGAGAatccacacaggtgagaaaccatatgactGTAAGGAATGTAGTAAATCTTTTTTCTATAAATCACATCTCAATAGAcataagagaattcacactgAAGAAAGTcgctatgaatgtaatgagtgtggaaaaacctttccctGTAAGTCAAATCTCAgtgtacatcagagaactcacacaggtgagaaaccatatgaatgtaaggaatgtagaAAATTTTTCTACTATAAATCACATCTTAATAGACATAAGAAAATTCACAGATAA
- the LOC134374829 gene encoding zinc finger protein 658B-like isoform X1: MSSHMENFGPQIFLLCGFPGISCVPEYSVHFQEQQKMNKSYGLVSFEDVAVDFTWEEWQELDDAQRTLYRDVMLETYSNLVLLGCYITKPNVIFKSEQEAEAWMVENAPNQSLQDLHIVNNQIEKSQENHSKYLWQVLITDRKTSTEERVKLEKTFNLSSNCTSNLIINSENSSEINIEKFNVCKYALPPRNPDKTHAGETPDDQNKTGKSHTHCEHLSQNNKIQVGQYPFEYSKPGKAFNTEPILLAHKKLHLGETTCKYNECGKAFYNSALLDQEITQVLRKTFQCDVCGKVFYKKSELTKHQQIHTAEKSYKCKEYDKSFMKKLSLTVHKWTHTGEKLYTCNDCGKTFHQNSLFRSRQRTYTGAKPYECNECRKSFSYNSAHHTHKRIYAGERSYECNECGKAFHRKSDLSKHQRIHTGERPYKCSECGKTFYYKSHLSRHQRIHTGERPYKCNECGKTFYQKSNLSMHQVIHTKEKPYECNECGKTFPLKSVLSIHQRIHTGEKPYECNECGKTFHHKSILSTHQRIHTGEKPYECNECGKAFHRKSILSTHRRIHTGEKPYECKVCSKSFFYKSHLNRHKRIHTEESRYECNECGTTFPCKSNLCAHQRTHTGEKLYECKECRKSYFYKSHLNRHKRIHSGESPYKCNECGKTFHQKSILSMHQVIHTNEKPYECNQCGKAFSLKSVLSIHQRIHIRGKVYECNECGKAFHRKSDLSKHQRIHTGERPYKCSECGKTFYYKSHLSRHQRIHTGERPYKCNECGKTFYQKSNLSMHQVIHTKEKPYECNECGKTFLLKSILSIHQRIHTGEKPYECNECGKAFQRKSVLSTHQRIHTGEKPYDCKERGKSFFYKSHLNRPKRIHTEESRYECNECGKTFHRKSDLSKHQRIHTGERPYKCSECGKTFYYKSHLSRHQRIHTGERPYKCNECGKTFYQKSNLSMHQVIHTKEKPYECNECGKTFPLKSVLSIHQRIHTGEKPYECNECGKTFHHKSILSTHQRIHTGEKPYECNECGKAFHRKSILSTHRRIHTGEKPYECKVCSKSFFYKSHLNRHKRIHTEESRYECNECGKTFPCKSNLCAHQRTHTGEKLYECKECRKSYFYKSHLNRHKRIHSGESPYKCNECGKTFHQKSILSMHQVIHINEKPYECSECGKTFPLKSVLSIHQRIHTRGKLYECNECGKAFHRKSDLSKHQRIHTGERPYKCSECGKTFYYKSHLSRHQRIHTGERPYKCNECGKTFYQKSILSMHQVIHINEKPYECSECGKTFPLKSVLSIHQRIHTGEKPYECNECGKTFHHKSILSTHQRIHTGEKPYECNECGKAFHRKSILSTHRRIHTGEKPYDCKECSKSFFYKSHLNRHKRIHTEESRYECNECGKTFPCKSNLSVHQRTHTGEKPYECKECRKFFYYKSHLNRHKKIHR, translated from the exons ctgtGTGCCAGAGTACTCTGtgcatttccaagagcaacaaaaaatgaataaatcttac GGGTTGGTgtcatttgaggatgtggctgtggacttcacctgggaAGAGTGGCAGGAACTGGATGATGCTCAGAGAACTttgtacagggatgtgatgctAGAGACCTACAGCAACCTGGTATTGTTGG GATGCTACATTACCAAACCCAATGTGATCTTCAAATCAGAGCAAGAAGCAGAGGCATGGATGGTAGAAAATGCCCCAAACCAGAGCCTACAAG atcTCCATATAGTCAATAATCAAATtgagaaaagtcaagaaaatcaCAGTAAATACTTGTGGCAAGTTTTAATCACCGACAGGAAAACATCAACTGAGGAGAGAGTTAAGTtggaaaaaacatttaatttgagCTCAAACTGTACTTCAAATCTGATTATAAACAGTGAAAACTCTTCAGAAATTAACATTGAGAAGTTTAATGTATGTAAGTATGCACTTCCTCCTAGAAATCCTGATAAGACGCATGCTGGAGAGACACCTGATGACCAAAATAAAACTGGGAAATCCCACACACACTGTGAGCATCTTAGTCAGAATAACAAGATTCAAGTTGGGCAGTACCCTTTTGAATATAGTAAACCAGGGAAAGCCTTCAACACAGAGCCAATATTATTGGCACATAAGAAGCTTCATTTGGGAGAAACTACCTGTAAATacaatgaatgtgggaaagccttttaTAACTCAGCTCTCCTTGACCAAGAGATAACTCAGGTATTGAGGAAAACATTTCAATGTGATGTATGTGGGAAAGTATTCTATAAAAAGTCTGAACTCACTAAACATCAGCAAATACACACAGCAGAAAAATCCTACAAATGTAAAGAATATGATAAATCCTTCATGAAGAAGTTATCTCTTACAGTCCACAAATGGACACATACAGGGGAGAAGCTTTATACATGTAATGACTGTGGAAAAACTTTTCACCAGAACTCACTCTTCAGAAGTCGTCAGAGAACTTACACAGGTGccaaaccatatgaatgtaatgaatgtaggAAATCTTTTTCCTACAACTCAGCCCACCATACACATAAGAGAATTTATGCAGGGGAGAGgtcctatgaatgtaatgagtgtggaaaagcctttcaCCGGAAGTCAGACctcagcaagcatcagagaattcacacaggggaaAGGCCCTATAAATGtagtgagtgtggaaaaaccttttactataagtcacacctcagcaggcatcagagaattcacacaggtgaaaggccctataaatgcaatgagtgtggaaaaaccttttaccAGAAGTCAAACCTTAGCATGCATCAGGTAATTCACACAAAGGAGAAGccttatgaatgtaatgagtgtggaaaaacctttccccTGAAGTCAGTCCTTAgtatacatcagagaattcatacaggggagaagccctatgaatgtaatgaatgcgGAAAAACCTTTCACCATAAGTCAATCCTCAGTACACATCAGAGAATCcatacaggggagaagccctatgaatgtaatgagtgtggaaaagcctttcaCCGGAAGTCAATCCTCAGTACACATCGGAGAatccacacaggtgagaaaccatatgaatgtaaggtaTGTAGTAAATCTTTCTTCTACAAATCACACCTCAATAGAcataagagaattcacactgAAGAAAGTcgctatgaatgtaatgagtgtggaacaACCTTTCCTTGTAAGTCAAACCTCTGTgcacatcagagaactcacacaggtgagaaactgtatgaatgtaaggaatgtagaAAATCTTACTTCTATAAATCACATCTCAATAGACATAAGAGAATTCACTCAGGTGAAAGCCCCTATAAATGCAATGAGTGCGGAAAAACCTTTCACCAGAAGTCAATCCTCAGTATGCATCAGGTAATTCACACAAATGAGAAGCCCTATGAGTGTAATCAGTGTGGAAAAGCCTTTTCCCTGAAGTCAGTCCTTAgtatacatcagagaattcatataAGGGGGAAGgtctatgaatgtaatgagtgtggaaaagcctttcaCCGGAAGTCAGACctcagcaagcatcagagaattcacacaggggaaAGGCCCTATAAATGtagtgagtgtggaaaaaccttttactataagtcacacctcagcaggcatcaaagaattcacacaggtgaaaggccctataaatgcaatgagtgtggaaaaaccttttaccAGAAGTCAAACCTTAGCATGCATCAGGTAATTCACACAAAGGAGAAGccttatgaatgtaatgagtgtggaaaaacctttctcCTGAAGTCAATCCTTAgtatacatcagagaattcatacaggggagaagccctatgaatgtaatgagtgtggaaaagcctttcaGCGGAAGTCAGTCCTCAGTACACATCAGAGAatccacacaggtgagaaaccatatgactGTAAGGAacgtggtaaatcttttttctacAAATCACACCTCAATAGACCTAAGAGAATTCACACTGAAGAAAGTcgctatgaatgtaatgagtgtggaaaaacctttcaccgGAAGTCAGACctcagcaagcatcagagaattcacacaggggaaAGGCCCTATAAATGtagtgagtgtggaaaaaccttttactataagtcacacctcagcaggcatcagagaattcacacaggtgaaaggccctataaatgcaatgagtgtggaaaaaccttttaccAGAAGTCAAACCTTAGCATGCATCAGGTAATTCACACAAAGGAGAAGccttatgaatgtaatgagtgtggaaaaacctttccccTGAAGTCAGTCCTTAgtatacatcagagaattcatacaggggagaagccctatgaatgtaatgaatgcgGAAAAACCTTTCACCATAAGTCAATCCTCAGTACACATCAGAGAATCcatacaggggagaagccctatgaatgtaatgagtgtggaaaagcctttcaCCGGAAGTCAATCCTCAGTACACATCGGAGAatccacacaggtgagaaaccatatgaatgtaaggtaTGTAGTAAATCTTTCTTCTACAAATCACATCTCAATAGAcataagagaattcacactgAAGAAAGTcgctatgaatgtaatgagtgtggaaaaacctttccctGTAAGTCAAACCTCTGTgcacatcagagaactcacacaggtgagaaactgtatgaatgtaaggaatgtagaAAATCTTACTTCTATAAATCACATCTCAATAGACATAAGAGAATTCACTCAGGTGAAAGCCCCTATAAATGCAATGAGTGCGGAAAAACCTTTCACCAGAAGTCAATCCTCAGTATGCATCAGGTAATTCACATAAATGAGAAGCCTTATGAATGtagtgagtgtggaaaaacctttccccTGAAGTCAGTCCTTAgtatacatcagagaattcatacaagGGGGAAGctctatgaatgtaatgagtgtggaaaagcctttcaCCGGAAGTCAGACctcagcaagcatcagagaattcacacaggggaaAGGCCCTATAAATGtagtgagtgtggaaaaaccttttactataagtcacacctcagcaggcatcagagaattcacacaggtgaaaggccctataaatgcaatgagtgtggaaaaaccttttaccAGAAGTCAATCCTCAGTATGCATCAGGTAATTCACATAAATGAGAAGCCTTATGAATGtagtgagtgtggaaaaacctttccccTGAAGTCAGTCCTTAgtatacatcagagaattcatacaggggagaagccctatgaatgtaatgaatgcgGAAAAACCTTTCACCATAAGTCAATCCTCAGTACACATCAGAGAATCcatacaggggagaagccctatgaatgtaatgagtgtggaaaagcctttcaCCGGAAGTCAATCCTCAGTACACATCGGAGAatccacacaggtgagaaaccatatgactGTAAGGAATGTAGTAAATCTTTTTTCTATAAATCACATCTCAATAGAcataagagaattcacactgAAGAAAGTcgctatgaatgtaatgagtgtggaaaaacctttccctGTAAGTCAAATCTCAgtgtacatcagagaactcacacaggtgagaaaccatatgaatgtaaggaatgtagaAAATTTTTCTACTATAAATCACATCTTAATAGACATAAGAAAATTCACAGATAA